GGTGCGCGAGCTCGAAGAGAACTCCACCTTGTTCGGCTTGATCAGTTCCTGCCAGTTCTTCTGAATCATGAGTTTGCCTTCCGTTCGTTGCCACCATCCAATCGTGGCAACCGAGCTTGAAAACCACCGGGAGCGCGAAGGCGCTCACCGGTGACGAGAGCGATGATCAGACGCGGCGCTTCTTGCGCGGACGGCAGCCATTGTGCGGGATCGGGGTCACGTCGCGGATGGACGTGATCATGAACCCTGCAGCCTGGAGCGCGCGCAGAGCCGATTCACGACCCGAACCCGGACCGCAGACTTCGACTTCCAGCGACTTCATGCCGTGCTCCTGGGCCTTCTTGGCGCAGTCTTCGGCAGCGATCTGGGCAGCGAACGGGGTCGACTTGCGCGAGCCCTTGAAGCCCTTGGCGCCAGCCGACGACCAGGCGATCGCATTGCCCTGCGCATCGGTGATGGTGATCATCGTGTTGTTGAAGGTCGAGTTGACGTGAGCGACACCCGACGAGATGTTCTTGCGCTCGCGACGGCGAACGCGGACGGCTTCCTTAGCCATGGTATTCCTTTCGTTGATCTCTTCACCGCCGTAATGCCAGCGGCTACACCGGAACGGCGCCTATATGGTCCCGCTCCAAACTCAAAAGAGGCCGGCGCAGACCGCCAGCCTCCCCACCCCGGTTTCCCGGAAATTACTTCTTCTTGCCAGCGATTGCCTTTGCCGGGCCCTTGCGGGTGCGGGCATTGGTATGCGTGCGCTGACCGCGGACCGGAAGGCCGCGGCGATGACGCAGGCCGCGGTAGCAGCCGAGGTCCATCAGGCGCTTGATATTCAT
The nucleotide sequence above comes from Rhizobium indicum. Encoded proteins:
- the rpsK gene encoding 30S ribosomal protein S11; the protein is MAKEAVRVRRRERKNISSGVAHVNSTFNNTMITITDAQGNAIAWSSAGAKGFKGSRKSTPFAAQIAAEDCAKKAQEHGMKSLEVEVCGPGSGRESALRALQAAGFMITSIRDVTPIPHNGCRPRKKRRV